A genome region from Nitrospira sp. includes the following:
- the miaA gene encoding tRNA (adenosine(37)-N6)-dimethylallyltransferase MiaA — protein MRLSESQRASRPLVVLVGPTAVGKSEIGLRLAHALGTDLLTADSRQVYRGMDIATDKPTLEQRQGVPHRLIDLVNPDESFNAGQYRRLALQDIERLYGNGQVPLVVGGTGLYVRTLLHGLCDAPRADQAYRESLVQEARAQGGYFLHGELTRIDPESAARLHPHDEVKIVRALEVYHLSGQRLSEMQRQHRFAEQEFSVLLIGLNRDRAQLYRRIDDRVESMFARGVVAETERLLADGYGRELGAMKGLGYQQVAGFLAGEYDRAEALRLLKRDTRHFAKRQLTWFRKEPGLRWYELTEQDRSEDVAGRLLEEIGSFLRDPVRRRPADMPRPSLNMEQESTA, from the coding sequence GTGCGACTGTCGGAATCGCAGCGAGCGTCGCGACCCCTGGTGGTGTTGGTTGGACCGACGGCTGTCGGCAAAAGCGAGATCGGTCTTCGGTTGGCGCACGCGCTGGGTACGGACCTGCTGACCGCGGATTCACGTCAGGTCTATCGCGGGATGGATATTGCGACCGACAAGCCGACGTTGGAGCAGCGGCAAGGCGTGCCGCATCGCCTCATCGATCTCGTGAATCCCGACGAGTCGTTTAACGCCGGGCAGTATCGCCGGCTGGCGCTACAGGACATCGAACGGCTCTACGGCAATGGGCAGGTGCCGTTGGTCGTGGGCGGCACGGGACTGTATGTTCGGACGTTGTTGCATGGATTGTGTGATGCGCCGCGCGCAGACCAGGCCTATCGTGAGTCGTTGGTGCAGGAGGCTCGCGCGCAGGGCGGCTATTTTTTACACGGTGAATTGACGCGGATTGATCCCGAATCGGCTGCGCGGCTCCATCCGCACGACGAAGTGAAAATCGTGCGGGCGCTCGAAGTCTATCATCTGTCGGGGCAACGCCTGTCGGAGATGCAACGGCAGCATCGGTTCGCGGAGCAAGAATTTTCGGTGCTGTTGATCGGCTTGAATCGGGATCGTGCGCAGCTGTATCGCCGCATCGACGACCGAGTCGAGTCGATGTTCGCGCGGGGTGTGGTGGCGGAAACCGAACGGCTGCTTGCCGATGGGTATGGGCGGGAGTTAGGCGCGATGAAGGGGCTGGGATATCAGCAGGTCGCCGGGTTTCTCGCCGGAGAGTACGATCGGGCTGAAGCGCTCCGTCTGCTGAAGCGCGATACGAGACATTTTGCCAAACGCCAGTTGACCTGGTTTCGGAAGGAGCCGGGCTTGCGCTGGTACGAGTTGACTGAGCAGGATCGTTCGGAGGATGTGGCCGGGCGCCTGCTTGAGGAGATTGGTTCGTTTCTACGAGATCCGGTACGTCGACGGCCGGCGGACATGCCGCGCCCGTCGCTTAACATGGAACAGGAATCGACCGCATGA
- the mutL gene encoding DNA mismatch repair endonuclease MutL has product MDLASSVEKIQVLPSDVIGRIAAGEVVERPAAVVKELVENSLDAGSRTITVEVKDGGLGLIRVTDDGEGMSRRDASLAFERHATSKLQSDHQLGAIRTMGFRGEALPSIAAVSKVRLTTLSRQEQVGTQLWLTAGTITRVEDAAAIPGTSIEVSELFYNTPARRKFLKSTTTEFSHISHVVQQAALASPQVHVRLIHNGHEVFALPAVSSPRDRVLQVYRAAFGDRALAVDVQQNGLSLKGFIIDPVRARAGRTPQELFVNRRPIKNSTVQHAVVDGYSSFLAKGHAPLFVLFLDVEPQRVDVNVHPTKREVRFADNEQIHQMVRAAVRHTLGRAQVESSMAGAAHAHLSGGASSTTAAPFVEGTGVGPPAAAYPSCTDANVPVAPMPSAEGQTSFVGEGGTPYQSSETVEIIPFGQMHRTYLVAQVGHELQVIDQHTAHERVLFERLLRAWQGKSLPSQPLLLPEPLELPVQQALILQRHLVELEGLGLLIEPFGPSSFLIRSLPVMLGHPDLRALVQDLIDDLEQWDSISSLETKVKPILASLACHAAVRAGRTMALPEIKQLAQDWVAEGLIMTCPHGRRVAFRLSGDELARLFDRA; this is encoded by the coding sequence ATGGACCTCGCGAGTAGTGTGGAAAAGATTCAGGTTCTGCCAAGCGATGTCATCGGTCGCATTGCGGCAGGGGAGGTTGTTGAACGTCCCGCTGCGGTGGTGAAGGAACTCGTCGAAAACAGTCTGGATGCCGGCAGCCGAACGATCACCGTTGAGGTCAAAGACGGAGGTCTCGGCTTGATTCGTGTTACCGACGATGGCGAGGGGATGTCCCGTCGTGACGCCTCTCTGGCCTTTGAGCGGCACGCCACCAGTAAATTGCAATCCGATCACCAGCTCGGGGCTATTCGCACCATGGGGTTCCGTGGAGAAGCGCTGCCGAGCATCGCAGCCGTCTCGAAAGTCAGGCTCACGACACTGTCTCGTCAGGAACAGGTGGGCACGCAGCTCTGGCTCACAGCCGGAACCATCACGCGAGTGGAGGATGCCGCGGCGATTCCGGGGACGTCGATCGAGGTCTCGGAGTTGTTCTACAATACGCCTGCCCGCAGGAAGTTTCTGAAGTCCACCACGACGGAGTTTTCTCACATCAGCCATGTCGTGCAGCAGGCCGCACTCGCGTCGCCGCAGGTGCATGTGCGGTTGATTCATAACGGGCACGAGGTTTTTGCGCTCCCCGCCGTATCCTCGCCTCGCGATCGTGTGCTGCAGGTCTATCGCGCCGCGTTCGGTGATCGGGCGCTGGCCGTCGATGTTCAGCAGAACGGTCTCTCGCTGAAAGGTTTCATCATTGATCCGGTGCGCGCCCGCGCCGGACGAACGCCGCAGGAGCTCTTCGTCAACCGTCGGCCGATTAAAAACAGCACCGTGCAGCATGCCGTCGTCGATGGCTATAGTTCGTTCCTCGCCAAAGGCCATGCTCCGCTTTTTGTGCTCTTCCTCGATGTCGAGCCCCAGCGGGTCGACGTCAACGTGCATCCGACCAAACGCGAGGTGCGGTTTGCCGATAACGAGCAGATCCACCAGATGGTTCGTGCGGCGGTGCGTCATACGCTTGGTCGTGCGCAGGTTGAATCGTCGATGGCGGGGGCTGCTCATGCGCATCTGAGCGGCGGGGCGTCATCTACGACGGCCGCTCCGTTCGTAGAGGGGACGGGCGTCGGACCGCCGGCTGCCGCCTATCCCTCATGCACGGACGCGAATGTGCCTGTTGCGCCGATGCCATCAGCTGAGGGCCAAACCTCGTTTGTGGGGGAGGGCGGCACGCCGTACCAGTCAAGCGAGACGGTGGAGATTATTCCGTTCGGCCAGATGCACCGAACCTATCTGGTGGCGCAAGTGGGCCACGAACTCCAGGTGATCGATCAGCATACGGCGCATGAGCGAGTATTGTTCGAGCGGCTGTTGCGGGCCTGGCAGGGCAAGAGTTTGCCGTCTCAGCCGCTGCTGTTACCGGAGCCTCTGGAGTTGCCGGTGCAGCAAGCCCTTATCCTTCAGCGCCATCTGGTTGAGCTGGAAGGCCTCGGTTTGCTGATTGAACCATTCGGGCCGTCTTCTTTCCTGATCCGCAGTCTCCCGGTCATGTTGGGGCACCCTGATTTAAGGGCGTTGGTTCAAGATTTAATAGACGATCTTGAGCAGTGGGATTCGATCTCCTCGCTGGAAACGAAGGTGAAGCCTATTTTGGCGTCTCTGGCCTGCCATGCGGCTGTTCGGGCCGGCCGCACGATGGCGCTTCCCGAGATCAAGCAGCTGGCGCAGGACTGGGTTGCCGAGGGGTTGATTATGACCTGCCCGCACGGTCGACGGGTGGCCTTCCGTCTTTCGGGCGACGAGCTGGCTCGGTTGTTCGATCGCGCATAG
- the ybgF gene encoding tol-pal system protein YbgF — MRLRFVAALQVGAGLICGLSLAGCAKHADFLEVRDQMSIIARTQDQEQKRFEAMQRRLESLERVREPEGGKLRLDDALARLQKLEGRLAKIEETQLAQAASIRSDLALAEANRQARISKPSGPADPPTLIPGVPSITPTSAFNLAYNDYLNGKFDLAVGGFQRFIKDFPSTSLTPNAHYWLGESYYGQKDYIRAMQSFEHVVNEYAGNEKVPAALFKLGLSAAETGDTAKSRKYLKRVIEEYSTSDEAKLAKAKMAEIR; from the coding sequence ATGAGGCTCCGATTCGTGGCGGCGTTGCAGGTGGGGGCTGGGTTGATCTGCGGACTGAGCTTGGCAGGGTGCGCGAAGCATGCTGACTTCTTGGAGGTCCGGGATCAGATGTCGATTATTGCCCGGACGCAAGATCAAGAACAAAAGCGATTCGAGGCGATGCAGCGGAGACTGGAGTCGCTTGAACGGGTTCGAGAGCCCGAAGGCGGGAAGTTGCGACTCGACGATGCGCTGGCCCGACTTCAGAAGCTCGAGGGGCGTTTGGCCAAGATTGAGGAAACTCAACTTGCCCAAGCTGCTTCGATCCGGTCGGATCTTGCGCTCGCCGAAGCCAACCGTCAGGCGCGCATCTCGAAGCCGTCTGGGCCTGCTGACCCTCCGACCCTGATACCGGGAGTGCCGTCGATTACGCCTACCTCAGCATTTAACTTGGCGTATAACGACTATCTCAACGGCAAGTTCGATCTGGCGGTCGGTGGATTCCAGCGCTTCATCAAGGATTTTCCGTCGACCTCGCTGACGCCCAACGCCCACTATTGGCTTGGTGAATCGTATTATGGTCAGAAGGATTATATCCGGGCGATGCAGTCGTTCGAGCACGTCGTGAACGAATACGCGGGCAATGAAAAGGTGCCGGCGGCGCTCTTTAAGCTCGGCTTGTCGGCGGCGGAAACCGGTGATACTGCGAAATCGAGGAAATATCTGAAGCGGGTCATCGAGGAATATTCCACGTCGGATGAAGCCAAGCTTGCCAAAGCGAAGATGGCCGAAATTCGATGA
- the ybgF gene encoding tol-pal system protein YbgF encodes MVTKPLRGRLGAVGGIAAPVRVGVLVLVASGLALLSGCVAQQADLKQTERELQRRIKQQTEEQAQTRARQNQEIVSLREQDIPSLRGDVDKAIHRTQSLEARQDDLLAKLASQDSKVNQRFGESEKRSAEESKRLGWVEKQLVDQDALLKSERDRNRAELAAVTSRLEQVTAHIDAIQKNVLDAMQKTTTVLAQKVDSRLDDQQKVLHGLEQRSQNVAQLDSQNKVLADQVSRLNQALVDFKQALGNLGERVVQQDQTVKHLASALEQDTVALTKRADALAGKIDADNKVTAEHLNEVNRSVASVAKALENAGGKFVSREDDHERRIDETTRELSHVQGQIQTLDKNLENQHAFLKQVEQHLSVLRASASQRAEQAPAVAEVTPLAQTQAMPLPDAVPPSAPSSVPSSGSMAHSENRSAALMADRESYERTLTRFKDGDLEGARQGFAEFLLQHPHSDLAPNARFWLGESYYGKKDFSRAIDAYDQVQLNHPASEKVPAALLKKGYAYLALKDRKKAASALKQVIDLYPRSPEANKAMDKLNQLKELH; translated from the coding sequence ATGGTAACGAAACCATTACGCGGGCGCCTTGGAGCGGTCGGCGGCATTGCTGCGCCGGTCCGCGTCGGTGTGCTTGTGTTGGTCGCATCTGGGTTGGCCTTGTTGTCGGGATGTGTGGCGCAGCAGGCTGACCTGAAGCAGACTGAGCGTGAACTGCAGCGCCGAATCAAGCAACAAACGGAGGAGCAGGCTCAGACCAGGGCTCGTCAAAACCAGGAAATTGTGTCGCTGCGTGAACAGGACATTCCTTCCTTGCGCGGCGATGTCGATAAGGCCATACACCGAACTCAGAGTCTGGAAGCGCGTCAGGACGACTTACTGGCGAAGCTGGCCTCCCAAGACTCGAAGGTCAATCAACGATTTGGCGAAAGTGAGAAACGCTCCGCTGAAGAAAGCAAGCGATTGGGTTGGGTCGAAAAGCAGCTGGTCGATCAGGATGCTTTGCTGAAGAGCGAGCGAGACCGAAACCGGGCGGAGCTCGCGGCGGTGACGTCCCGTTTGGAGCAGGTCACCGCTCACATCGATGCCATTCAAAAGAACGTGCTTGATGCCATGCAGAAGACCACGACGGTGCTCGCGCAAAAAGTCGACTCTCGTCTGGACGATCAGCAGAAGGTGTTGCACGGTCTTGAGCAGCGCTCTCAGAATGTCGCGCAGCTCGATTCACAGAACAAGGTGTTAGCCGACCAAGTCTCCAGGCTCAACCAGGCGCTGGTAGATTTTAAACAGGCGCTCGGAAACTTAGGCGAGCGTGTGGTACAGCAAGATCAAACCGTGAAGCATCTGGCGTCTGCACTTGAGCAGGACACAGTGGCGTTGACGAAACGAGCGGATGCACTGGCCGGAAAAATCGACGCCGATAATAAGGTGACGGCCGAGCATTTGAATGAAGTGAATCGGAGTGTCGCTTCGGTGGCGAAGGCGTTGGAAAACGCCGGCGGAAAATTCGTGTCTCGGGAGGATGATCATGAGCGCCGCATCGATGAGACGACACGTGAACTGAGTCATGTCCAGGGGCAAATTCAGACCCTGGACAAGAATTTGGAGAATCAGCACGCGTTCTTGAAGCAGGTGGAGCAACATCTGTCGGTCTTACGAGCGAGTGCGTCGCAGCGGGCTGAGCAGGCCCCGGCCGTGGCCGAAGTCACGCCGCTTGCACAAACGCAGGCGATGCCGTTGCCGGACGCGGTTCCACCGTCCGCGCCATCTTCCGTTCCGTCGAGCGGGTCGATGGCCCACTCCGAAAATCGCAGCGCCGCGCTGATGGCGGATCGCGAGTCGTACGAACGGACGCTGACCCGTTTTAAAGACGGTGATTTAGAGGGCGCCCGCCAGGGTTTCGCAGAGTTTCTCCTGCAGCATCCCCACTCGGATCTGGCTCCGAACGCCCGGTTTTGGCTGGGTGAGTCCTACTACGGGAAGAAGGATTTTTCACGCGCCATTGATGCGTATGATCAGGTGCAATTGAACCATCCTGCCAGCGAAAAAGTGCCGGCTGCATTGCTGAAGAAGGGGTACGCCTATCTGGCGCTCAAAGATCGGAAGAAAGCGGCCTCTGCATTGAAGCAGGTCATCGACCTGTATCCGAGGTCTCCTGAAGCCAATAAGGCGATGGATAAACTGAATCAACTAAAGGAGTTGCACTAA
- the pal gene encoding peptidoglycan-associated lipoprotein Pal: protein MRIPVVTMGLTVAVGMLFVVQGGCSKKSIQSGGDAQSTERGMAKSGGPAPGATGSTGGGGFDAPSTTFPDLSLSSKPQDEPESGGLRGFDSVSGGKAPSEERLGGGGTMLAKVEPSESTARQIEDIRREQAKEQAASAEAGLRDVYFGYDSWTITEDGRQSLTQDAQWIKANAGALVKIEGHCDERGTLAYNLVLGEKRAKAVRNYLVELGVGANRLAVVSYGKERPFCNERTESCYQQNRRGHVVVRSK from the coding sequence ATGAGGATACCGGTAGTGACAATGGGCCTGACAGTGGCCGTCGGGATGTTGTTTGTCGTGCAGGGTGGGTGTTCGAAAAAGTCTATTCAGTCGGGCGGAGACGCACAGTCGACGGAGCGCGGCATGGCCAAGTCGGGCGGGCCTGCTCCGGGTGCCACGGGATCAACCGGTGGAGGTGGCTTCGACGCTCCGAGCACCACATTCCCGGATCTGTCCTTGTCGAGCAAGCCGCAGGACGAACCTGAGAGCGGCGGATTGCGTGGATTCGATTCGGTGTCCGGTGGAAAAGCTCCGTCCGAAGAGCGTTTGGGCGGCGGGGGCACGATGCTGGCCAAGGTGGAGCCCTCGGAGAGCACGGCGCGCCAGATCGAGGATATTCGTCGCGAGCAAGCCAAGGAGCAGGCGGCATCGGCGGAAGCCGGATTGCGCGACGTATACTTTGGGTATGACAGCTGGACCATCACCGAAGATGGGCGGCAATCCTTGACGCAGGATGCGCAGTGGATTAAGGCGAACGCCGGTGCATTAGTGAAAATCGAAGGCCATTGCGACGAACGCGGCACGCTGGCCTACAATCTCGTCTTGGGCGAAAAGCGCGCCAAGGCCGTCCGGAACTATCTGGTCGAGCTGGGTGTGGGCGCCAACCGGTTGGCGGTGGTGTCCTACGGCAAGGAGAGGCCTTTCTGCAACGAACGGACTGAAAGCTGCTACCAGCAGAATCGACGCGGGCACGTAGTCGTCCGGTCGAAATAG
- the tolB gene encoding Tol-Pal system beta propeller repeat protein TolB → MNRIIIGLMIALCVVVGAGLLGILDSRATDVFLEATRPDFQKIPIGVFGFQNGGGPEWLGGRIEEVLKADLQRSLVFSLVDLPGIGVKAREVSTTDKAIFKQAAENGVSVLVWGKSGQKNGSKDSELLMDGFVYDSGSDEVVGGKRYVGSTSVVRLMAHRFADELVFRYTGEPGIARTKIVYVAEHGNARELFVMDYDGYEPKQITADGFLNLMPRWSPDRRFIVFTAYRSRNTQDIDILELATGKRWTLVSMAGLNITPALSPDGNFLAFASSQDGNSEIYKLDTRTKTPQRLTVNQGGDLSPTWSPTGREIAFTSDRGGAPQVFIMSADGSNVRRLTYEGDYNAAPAWSPRGNWIAYVCRTAQRLYKICIVSPDGQKRVQVTTGPGIDDSPSWSPDGRHITFSATVDGKSHIYMVDTDGKGLERITFGGTHNSSPSWSPAL, encoded by the coding sequence ATGAATCGGATAATCATCGGTCTTATGATCGCCCTCTGTGTCGTGGTGGGAGCCGGGCTTCTCGGGATTCTGGATTCTCGGGCGACCGATGTCTTTCTCGAAGCGACCCGGCCGGACTTCCAGAAGATTCCTATCGGCGTATTCGGCTTTCAGAATGGCGGCGGCCCCGAATGGCTCGGCGGGCGGATTGAGGAGGTGCTGAAGGCGGATCTTCAGCGCTCGTTGGTGTTTTCGCTCGTGGATTTGCCGGGAATCGGGGTGAAGGCGCGGGAGGTGTCGACGACCGACAAAGCGATTTTTAAGCAGGCCGCCGAGAACGGCGTCTCCGTCCTCGTCTGGGGAAAATCAGGGCAGAAAAACGGCAGCAAAGACAGTGAACTGTTGATGGACGGCTTCGTTTATGACAGCGGAAGCGACGAGGTTGTCGGTGGAAAACGCTATGTGGGTTCGACCTCGGTCGTGCGGTTGATGGCGCATCGGTTTGCCGATGAATTGGTGTTTCGCTATACCGGAGAGCCGGGGATCGCTCGCACGAAAATTGTGTATGTCGCCGAGCACGGCAATGCGCGTGAATTGTTCGTGATGGACTACGATGGGTATGAGCCCAAGCAGATCACCGCGGACGGATTTCTCAATCTGATGCCACGTTGGTCGCCGGATCGTCGGTTCATTGTGTTCACGGCCTACCGAAGCCGAAATACCCAGGACATCGATATCCTTGAGCTTGCGACCGGCAAACGCTGGACGCTGGTCTCGATGGCTGGCTTGAACATTACGCCTGCGTTGTCGCCCGATGGGAATTTCTTGGCGTTTGCCAGCAGCCAAGACGGCAACTCCGAAATTTATAAACTCGATACGCGAACCAAGACTCCCCAGCGGCTGACGGTCAATCAGGGTGGTGACCTTTCTCCGACCTGGTCTCCGACCGGGCGTGAAATTGCGTTTACGTCTGACCGTGGCGGCGCTCCACAAGTCTTCATCATGAGCGCGGATGGCTCCAACGTGCGTCGCCTGACCTATGAAGGTGATTACAATGCCGCTCCGGCCTGGTCGCCGCGCGGAAACTGGATTGCGTATGTCTGCCGGACTGCTCAGCGATTGTATAAAATCTGTATTGTGTCACCAGACGGGCAGAAGCGGGTTCAGGTCACGACGGGACCCGGGATCGATGACTCGCCGTCCTGGTCTCCCGACGGCCGGCATATCACGTTCAGTGCGACCGTCGATGGCAAAAGCCATATCTATATGGTGGATACGGACGGGAAGGGGTTGGAACGCATCACTTTTGGTGGCACGCACAATAGTTCGCCGTCCTGGTCTCCGGCGCTGTAA
- a CDS encoding TonB family protein, with product MTFQALPRHTALFLIGELGEAGSSRLRKTVVISLVLHLCLLAAIMGTKFFKKVERPLSAVEVSLVTLPPVDAKPEPRVEKAVPHPTPKPVQSAPIPVPPKPVQIPTPPPVQSTSVAKPAPPAPAPAPAPRLQAPVLATPQPVPQAAKAPASAPATNRADVLRDVMKDIELPPNAPQYGDLAPMKPADVKKSAQPKVGGPERSDLDAMLKKLNVPEMAAAQSGAPQEPPKPAVTPTKRASLSEEMTTDLDRELQDLKKLQALPAAKSTEPVREVKPMFREPQPAASAPPVTASVPRSKPETRLRVAGMPGSNQYLARVQARISAFWTAPPVDISGKALTVTVRFRLERDGRVGTVIIEQSSGNDYYDMAAQRAVQSAIPLPPFPPDLTDSYFDAHFTFAVGEAAG from the coding sequence ATGACGTTCCAGGCCCTGCCAAGACATACTGCGTTGTTCCTCATCGGGGAGTTGGGTGAAGCCGGAAGCAGCCGTCTTCGCAAGACGGTGGTTATTTCCCTGGTGCTCCATCTCTGTCTTCTCGCCGCGATCATGGGGACCAAGTTCTTTAAGAAAGTAGAGCGCCCGCTGTCGGCGGTGGAAGTGTCGTTGGTCACGTTGCCGCCTGTGGACGCGAAACCTGAACCCAGGGTTGAGAAGGCGGTTCCCCATCCCACACCGAAGCCGGTTCAGTCTGCACCGATTCCCGTGCCGCCCAAACCGGTGCAGATCCCGACACCGCCACCGGTTCAGTCGACGTCTGTAGCCAAGCCGGCACCACCGGCTCCGGCTCCAGCCCCGGCGCCTCGTTTGCAGGCTCCCGTGCTGGCGACACCACAGCCGGTTCCGCAGGCCGCGAAGGCGCCTGCGTCTGCCCCGGCGACGAATCGGGCCGATGTGCTGCGGGATGTGATGAAAGATATTGAGCTGCCGCCGAACGCCCCACAGTATGGCGATCTGGCGCCGATGAAGCCGGCAGACGTGAAGAAGTCTGCGCAGCCGAAGGTGGGTGGTCCCGAGCGTTCAGATCTGGATGCCATGCTCAAAAAGCTCAACGTGCCCGAGATGGCTGCCGCTCAATCTGGGGCTCCGCAGGAGCCTCCCAAACCGGCGGTCACCCCGACGAAACGTGCCTCGCTGTCGGAAGAGATGACTACCGATCTCGATCGCGAACTGCAGGATTTGAAAAAGTTGCAAGCCCTTCCGGCCGCCAAGTCGACTGAGCCGGTGCGGGAGGTGAAGCCGATGTTTCGCGAACCCCAGCCGGCCGCGAGCGCCCCGCCGGTGACGGCCAGTGTCCCCCGGAGCAAGCCTGAGACGCGGTTGCGAGTGGCCGGCATGCCAGGGTCGAATCAATACCTGGCCCGCGTGCAAGCACGGATCAGCGCATTCTGGACGGCTCCGCCGGTCGATATCTCCGGTAAGGCCCTGACCGTCACCGTCCGATTTCGTCTGGAGCGCGATGGGCGGGTTGGGACGGTTATCATCGAACAGTCGTCAGGGAACGATTATTATGATATGGCTGCACAGCGCGCGGTGCAGAGTGCGATTCCGTTGCCGCCCTTTCCTCCTGATTTGACGGATTCGTATTTTGATGCCCATTTTACTTTTGCCGTAGGCGAGGCTGCAGGATGA
- a CDS encoding biopolymer transporter ExbD → MMSETRHRRFMAEINVIPLVDVVLVLLVIFMVTAPMLYRGMDINLPKSASNTIKPEARAVLSIERDQRLYLDKDAVSVVQLERKLRALKDQSPDVALYLRADRDVPYGIVVQVMDSVKKAGIEKLGMVTEPTGAERVSESVATPTQPRKR, encoded by the coding sequence ATGATGTCGGAGACTCGTCACCGGCGGTTCATGGCGGAGATCAACGTGATCCCGTTGGTGGATGTGGTGTTGGTCCTGCTCGTGATTTTCATGGTGACTGCCCCGATGTTGTATCGCGGGATGGATATCAATCTTCCCAAGTCTGCCAGCAATACGATTAAGCCTGAAGCGAGAGCCGTTTTGTCCATTGAGCGCGATCAGCGTTTGTATTTGGATAAGGATGCGGTGAGTGTGGTGCAACTTGAGCGGAAACTTCGAGCCTTAAAAGATCAAAGTCCCGACGTGGCGCTCTATCTCCGCGCCGACCGGGATGTGCCGTACGGGATCGTAGTGCAGGTGATGGATAGTGTGAAGAAAGCCGGGATTGAGAAGCTTGGGATGGTGACGGAACCCACAGGTGCCGAACGCGTCAGTGAGTCGGTCGCGACTCCTACGCAGCCACGCAAAAGGTAG
- a CDS encoding MotA/TolQ/ExbB proton channel family protein, whose product MFQSGVMGLVGSLGAVSKIVLLLLFVASILSWGVIFYKWRAFKAADREDQRFFNAFTKIRDLDELYRQSKRADGSPSARVFQGIMDRVLTVSGDGTVSAGQTAGSSKDSVAAIDHQYMDKTVAYLVQNQVSHLESYLPVLATTGNITPFIGLLGTVLGIIDSFREIGTQGTASIAAVAPGVSEALVATAAGLFTAIPAVIFYNYYLTRIRKTVFRIESFTVEAMRSLQTRLKQSTVGVQS is encoded by the coding sequence ATGTTCCAATCAGGCGTGATGGGGTTGGTGGGCTCACTCGGAGCGGTTTCGAAAATCGTGCTCTTGCTGCTCTTTGTGGCCTCGATTCTTTCCTGGGGCGTGATTTTCTATAAATGGCGGGCATTCAAAGCGGCGGATCGTGAGGATCAACGGTTTTTCAATGCCTTTACGAAGATTCGCGATCTCGATGAACTGTATCGTCAGTCGAAGCGGGCCGATGGCAGCCCGAGTGCGCGTGTGTTTCAAGGGATTATGGATCGTGTCCTGACGGTCTCAGGTGATGGCACGGTCAGCGCGGGGCAGACAGCCGGCAGCTCGAAGGATTCGGTGGCTGCCATCGATCATCAATACATGGACAAGACCGTAGCCTATCTGGTGCAGAACCAGGTCTCGCATCTTGAGTCGTATCTGCCGGTGCTCGCTACCACGGGGAACATCACGCCCTTTATCGGACTGTTAGGGACCGTGTTGGGTATCATCGATTCGTTTCGTGAGATCGGGACCCAGGGAACCGCCAGCATCGCGGCCGTGGCGCCCGGTGTCTCGGAAGCGCTGGTGGCAACGGCCGCCGGACTGTTTACCGCCATTCCTGCCGTGATCTTCTACAATTATTATCTGACCCGCATCCGTAAGACCGTGTTCCGGATTGAGTCGTTTACGGTTGAGGCCATGCGTTCATTACAGACTCGGCTGAAGCAATCGACGGTCGGGGTGCAGTCATGA
- the xerD gene encoding site-specific tyrosine recombinase XerD — MSRGPEESSASIPERLPLAPFIERYWDHVRIARGLSRNTLLAYQRDVAVFQRYLRDRRVYDVGEMVPPLLAGFLDHLHQAGLASSSRARALAAVRSLFRFLKQEGVVTANPTVSLRSASRARRLPKTLSPEEVTRLLDLPSRPLPEEHRDRAMVEVLYAAGVRVSELISLRVDQCNLDVGYVGITGKGDKQRVVPIGRPAVEALQAYLLVARPALLKQRSSRYVFVSRRGTPLTRQAFWKLLRLRAQRAGIARIPSPHMLRHSFATHLLQHGADLRSVQAMLGHADIATTQIYTHVDASQLKKVHTACFPRNRSRG; from the coding sequence ATGAGCCGTGGGCCAGAGGAATCGTCAGCGTCCATCCCCGAGCGACTCCCGTTAGCGCCGTTCATCGAGCGGTACTGGGATCACGTACGGATCGCACGTGGCTTGTCGCGTAATACGTTGCTGGCGTACCAGCGAGATGTTGCGGTCTTTCAACGCTATCTCCGGGATCGGCGCGTGTACGATGTGGGTGAGATGGTGCCGCCGCTGCTGGCCGGATTTCTCGACCATCTGCATCAGGCCGGTCTGGCGTCGTCGTCCCGCGCGCGCGCGCTGGCTGCGGTGCGCAGTCTCTTCCGTTTTCTCAAGCAGGAGGGGGTGGTCACCGCCAACCCGACCGTGAGTTTGCGGAGTGCGTCGCGGGCACGCCGGTTACCAAAAACATTGAGTCCCGAGGAAGTGACGCGCCTGCTGGATCTGCCGTCTCGTCCGTTGCCGGAGGAGCACCGCGATCGCGCCATGGTGGAGGTGCTGTACGCCGCCGGTGTGCGTGTGTCTGAATTGATTTCGTTGCGGGTCGATCAATGCAATCTGGATGTGGGCTATGTCGGGATTACCGGCAAGGGTGACAAGCAGCGGGTGGTGCCGATCGGGCGACCGGCGGTTGAGGCGCTGCAGGCGTACCTGCTCGTGGCGCGACCGGCATTGCTGAAGCAGCGTTCGTCACGCTACGTGTTCGTGAGCCGTCGGGGCACCCCGCTGACACGACAGGCGTTCTGGAAATTGCTGCGCCTGCGTGCGCAGCGAGCCGGCATCGCCAGGATTCCCTCGCCGCATATGTTGCGACACTCATTTGCCACGCACCTGTTACAACACGGCGCCGATTTGCGATCGGTGCAGGCGATGTTGGGGCATGCCGATATTGCGACGACACAAATTTATACGCATGTCGACGCGTCACAGTTGAAAAAAGTGCACACGGCGTGTTTTCCACGCAACAGATCTCGCGGGTGA